From the Chitinispirillales bacterium ANBcel5 genome, the window ACATAGAGCTCACGATTTATACTTCAAGTGGCCGTAACATACGAAGCTGGAGATTTCCCGATCTTATAGGTTACCAGGAAATACAGTGGGATGGTCGTGACAGACACGGCTACAGGATCGCAAACGGGACCTATTTTGCTAAACTTACTGCCAGAAATAATTTTAAGAGAGTAAACAGAACAATCAGAATCGCTAAATTAGAAGGCTACAGATGAGTCTCTACATCGTTTCCACCCCTATAGGAAATCTTTCGGACATTACCTACCGTGCAGTAACAGTGCTTAAAGAGTCAGAGCTGGTTCTTGCCGAAGACAGCAGAATAACCAAAAAATTGTTTCATAACTTTGGGATTTCAACACAGATAAAAGCGTACCATGATTTTAATAAGGAAAAAGTAACCCCTTCATTAATAGAGCAGCTAAAAGAGAATACAACTATGGCACTGGTTACCGATGCCGGTACTCCTGGCATTGCTGATCCCGGGTTTTATCTTATACGAGCAGCTATTGCTGAGAATATTACGGTGACACCTATTCCCGGACCTTCGGCTTTTATCAGTGCTCTAATTTCCAGTGGTTTACCCACCGATCGGTTTATATTTGAAAATTTCCTTCCACCTAAGAGTTCCCGCAGAAAAAAGCTTTTTGAGCAGTTTTCAACAGAGCCCCGCACTCTGATATTCTATGAATCACCTCACAGAATTTTTAAAACGCTTCGGGATATTGATGAGGTGTTGGGCGATGTCAGAGTTGTTGTAGCGCGCGAGCTTACCAAAATCCATGAAGAGTTTCTCAGGGGAGCTCCTCAATCATTGCTGAAACATTTTGAAAAACACCCGCCTAAAGGAGAGATGGTTGTTCTGTTCAATACCAGAATCAGGGAAAATGGGTAATTGCACTTACTTTGGAAAACCTGGAGCGGTATTGGCAGTTTCTTTCGTCTTATAAATATGAGATAAACAGCGCACTTAGATGTTTTTTAGTGGCATGAAGGTATTATATTTCTATTTGTTTTACTCTAAAGTGACACTAAAGGTAATAGTTTCATATACATAGAACAGGATCTCAGATGAAGAAAAAAGCACTGATAACTGGTATTACAGGCCAGGACGGCTCCTATCTTTGCGAATTTTTGATGAAAAAAGGGTACGAAGTACACGGGATGATTCGTCGTGCCAGCTATTTTAATCGCAAGAGAATCGACCATCTCTATAAAAACCCACAAAAAAAGCCTAACAACCTGTTTCTTCATTACGGTGATATGTCTGACAGCAGCAATATTAATCGGATGCTAGAGCGTGTTGCGCCTGATGAGATTTATAATTTAGCGGCTCAATCACATGTTAGGGTGTCTTTTGAGATGCCGGAGTACACTACAGACATAGATGCTACGGGTACGCTGCGAATCCTGGACGCGATCAGAGAGGTTGGGATTACTCCCCGTTTTTATCAGGCCTCTACATCAGAACTATATGGAAAAGTGCAGCAGATTCCTCAGAGTGAAAAAACCCCGTTCTACCCCCGTTCACCCTATGCTATTGCCAAGCAATATGCATATTGGATGGTGGTAAATTACCGAGAAGCGTACAATTTGCATGCATCTAATGGGATACTGTTTAATCATGAATCTCCCCGCAGAGGTGAAAATTTTGTCACGCGTAAAATCACCCTTGGTGCGTCAGCCATAAAAAGGGGGGAAATGGAATGTTTATATATGGGTAATTTAGACTCCAAACGTGACTGGGGGTATGCTCCCGATTATGTGCGGGCAATGTGGATGATGCTTCAGCAGAGTAGTTCCGATGACTATGTAATCGCTACCGGTGAAATGCATTCGGTTAGAGAGTTTATTGAAAAAGCTTTCACTATTTTGGATATCCCGATCGAATGGAGAGGAAAAGGAATCAATGAACAGGGTATTGACACCAAAAGCGGCAAGGTTGTTGTAAGAATTGATCCTAAGTACTATCGCCCCACTGAAGTGGATGTGCTTCTTGGTGATCCGCGCAAAGCAAAAGAGCAACTTGGATGGAAACCCAGTGTTGGGTTTGAAGAGCTTGTTGAGATCATGACTCTCTGTGACTACAAAAACTGCTCAGAGGTTAATGAAATAGTCCCGAAGAGTTATAAGTAATACTTTTAATTTCAACACCAGGAGAGGTTTTAAATGGCCGAATGTACAGGTTCAAAGTGTCCATGCACCTACACTTCATGTAAAAGGAGAGGTAATTGCTGTCAATGTGTCAGTTACCATCGTGAAAGTGGTGAGATTCCAGGATGTTTCTTTAGTAAGAACGCTGAGCGTACTTACGACAGATCGATTGAAGCATTCATACGGGACAGAAGCTGAGTTTTATTGTTAAAGGAGTTGGGGAATGAAAAAAAGTGGCAAATTACCTGTTTATACCGCTCTGGTCTTTGGAGTACTTTTATTTACCGGACTAAGCACCCACGTTGTTGCAGAGAGTTGGAAAAATGCAGCCCGGGATGTTGAGTCATTCCCCTTCTCTGAGCACTATATCGACTCGGTAATGAGTTACCATGGTGTGGAACGTCCAGTATCGCCCCTTCGCTCAATCAGCACCCCAGCTTTTGCGGCTTCCGGCGAAAGACTGGTATTTCAGGTTTCCTGGGGATTTGTAAAAGGTGGTTATGTTGTTATAGAAACAAAACCTCAGCCCCACAACCGGACAATCAGAATTGGTGCAAAAGCACTATCCAGTAACTTTGTAAGTGCGTTTTTCCGAATACGTAACTATGTATTATCCACAGTTGATGCCGATGGTCTTTACCCGATCTATTTTGAGCAACATACCCGTGAAGGTAATTACACTGCAGATGGTTATATGCTTTACGAGCATGGGAATCAGGTGATTGTTGAAGGCAGGAGGTCGATGGTTTTGGATGCTCCAAGCTACGTTCACGATTATCTTTCACTGATACCAAGAATACGCTCTATGAATTTCACTAAACATGACGTGTTCTCTCATTATGTTTACATGAACCGTGAAGTAAGCCCCATGACCTTTGAAGTCACCGACAGAGAGAATATCAGCGTAGATGCCGGGTCGTTCAATTGCCTTAAAATCGAGCCTACGCTAATTGGTGAGGGCAGAACGTTAAGCCGAAGGGATCGAATGGAGATCTGGGTAACCGATGATGAGCACAAAATGCCGGTGAAACTTAGAACAAGGGTTAAATTTGGCTCACTCACCGCCAGACTTATTCACTACGAAAGGTTTTGATAGAAATCAGGCAGATTCAGTCCTGCTTGGTTTCCTCACTGATCCAGTTTAAAAAATCGCTGCTTCCCTCAACCAGTGGCAGAGCCACAATACAGGGAGTGGAGTAGGAATGAAGCTGCCTTACTCTTTGAGCCACATCATTGAAAAGCTCGTTGCGCGTTTTAGCAATAAGTATAACTTCTGAATCCTCAACGATCTTATCTTCCCAACGATAAACAGAACTCATTCCATCGATTATATTGGCACAAGCTGCCAGCCTCTCATTAATTAGAGTGCTGGCGATCTCTTTTGCTTCCTGTTTATCCTGAGCTGTTATATATACAAAAATATGATCCACAAGAGTTCTCCTTGTTTTTAGTGAGTACTAAACGCTGCAGAGTTCTTTTTGCTGCTCAAAAATAATTGCTCCCAGTTCTTTCATGGGAACCGGTTTTTCAAAAACGGTGGCTTCTAACTTTTCGATTCTCTCTTCTGCTAATTCCGATACATAGCCGGAAATTATTATTTTCTTAATGTGAGGCTCAACAGCTTCCATAAGCTCAATGCCATCGATTCCAGGCATCATATAATCTGTAATGAGAGTATCCACCTTATTATTTTGGATAAATTGCAGAGCTTTGAGCGGATCGTTAAAGGTATATACAATAATATTGTCAGAGGAAATCTCAATAAATGTTTTTAACAGCTCTGTTATCTGAGTTTCATCATCAACAACGACGACTTGTAGTTTTCTGTGCATGATAGGTTTTACTTTCGAAAGGTGCTTTGGCCTATGTAGTAAATTAAACAAATTTCACTTTTTTTTCAAGATTTTTTCATGGAAATTATTTAGCAACAAAGAAAAAACCATTTTTTCATTCACTGTCTGAGACTTAATATACGAAATAGGAAAATAAATGCAAAGGGGAAGACGATTTATTTTTTTAATACGTACTAAAAGATACCCTTAACTTCAGTTTAGATAGAAAAATATGAATAATTCGACCGCTGTATATGACCAAAACCTGCCGATTTTTGAAGCACGTCAAAAACTGATCTCACTTATCAGTGCACATCAGGTAATAATTGTAGCAGGACAGACCGGCTCGGGTAAAACAACCCAATTGCCGCTGCTGTGCCTTGAGGCGCAAAGGGGCACCAGAGGCAAAATAGCCTGTACTCAACCCAGACGTATTGCTGCAATGTCAGTAGCATCCTATGTTGCTTCTAAACTCAATACTCAGCTTGGCAATTTTGTAGGGTACAAGGTTCGTTTTTCGGAAAAAGCAACCCCTCAAACCGTGATCAAATTTATGACCGATGGAATTTTGCTGACCGAAATTGAACGTGACAAGTTGCTCAGACAGTATGATACGATCATTATCGATGAAGCACATGAGCGCAGCCTTAACATCGATTTTCTTCTTGGATATCTTCGTTTTCTTCTCCCCAGGCGCCCTGACCTCAAGGTCATCATCTCCTCTGCCACTATCGACACTACCCTCTTCTCCAAATCTTTTAACGATGCCCCCGTACAACAGGTGTCCGGCCGCCTTTACCCCATAGAACTACTCTATAAAAATGAGATGATTAGTGAAGAGTCTTTAGATGATTCGGATAACTATGTAGACCAGGCGCTAGTAGCAGTTAAGGATCTTTTTGGAACATGTGGCTGGGGTGACATGCTGGTATTTATGCCAACCGAACGTGATATCAGAGAGACTTGTGAACGACTTGGTGGTGATAATTATTACAGAGATGTAGATATCATTCCTCTGTTCTCACGGCTTTCAAAAAACGAGCAACTAAAGATCTTTACTCCTTCCCGGCGCACAAAGATTGTAGTATGTACCAACATTGCAGAAACATCAATCACCGTTCCCGGGATCAGGTATGTTGTTGATACAGGACTTGCACGCATTTCCAGATATGCACCACGTTTACGTACAAACCGCTTACCCATCGAGCCCATAAGCAAAGCCAGTGCAGATCAGCGCAAGGGACGATGCGGACGTGTGCAGGAGGGGGTTTGTATAAGGCTTTATACAGAAAAAGAGTATCTCAGCAGAGATGAATTCACCCAACCGGAGATCATGCGCAGCAATCTTGCCGGTGTTATTCTCAGTATGAAGGCTCATAATCTTGGGTGCCCTGAAGAGTTTCCCTTCATTCAGCCCCCTTCTAAACAGGCAATCTCAGATGCCTATGCCATGCTTTACGAGCTTGGTGCTCTTGATAATAGAAAGGAGCTTACCCCTTCAGGAAAAGAGATGGCCCGTTTGCCATTCGATCCTCACATCTCCCGAATGATCTTAGCTGCACGGGATGAAAATGCCTTAAAAGAGGTTACAATAATCGCAGCAGCACTATCCATTATTGATCCACGGGAAAGGCCTCTGGATCGTCAGGAGCAGGCTGATCAAATGCATGCTAAATTCATCGACAAATCATCGGACTTCATGACCTTTGTTAACTTGTGGAGTGCCTATCAGAGTGAATGGAAAGCATTGAAAAGCCAGAACCGGATGCGTAAGTTTTGCAAAGAACACTTTTTGTCATACCTCAGGATGCGGGAATGGAATGATGTGTACCAGCAACTCCATGACACACTGTGCAAAATGAAAGGTTTTAAAGAAAACACCTCAGCTGCATCTTACGATTCCATTCATCGCTCGCTTTTATCTGGCCTGCTATCAAACTGTGCATTTTTGGATAACCGGGGCAAATATCGTGGTGCAAAGGGCAAAGAGTTACTTATTTTCCCGGGCTCAGCCCTGGCGAAGAAAAAGAATCAGTGGATAATGTGCCATGAAGTAGTTGAGACTTCACAGGTATTTGCAAGAACAGTTGCCTCTATTAAGCCTTCCTGGCTTGAAGAACTTGCGGTACCTTTATGTAAAAAAAGCTATGACAATCCGTTTTTCGATTCAGGAAGCGGTACTGTGAGGGCTAAAGAGCGCGTTTCACTCTTTGGGATGCTTATCAACTCAAACAGATTAGTCAGGTACGGAAAAGTTAACAAAGACGAAGCTTCAGACATCTTCATCAATCAGGGGTTAATTGAAGAAAACCTCAGATGTTACCATAAGTTTTATAAGCACAACAGAAAAGTAAAATCTGATATCCTCTCCAAGGAGGATCGTATAAGAAGCCGCACTCTTTATGCGGGGGATACTATGTTGTATCGATTTTATAAAGCCCGAATACCTGAAGTATCTTCAATTCACGACCTTAACAGAGTAATAAAAAAGAGAAAAGGTGATGGCTTTTTATATATCAACAAAAAAGACCTCCTGGCAGCTCCGATGCCTCAGAAAGTTCACTCTTATCCCGATAAAATCACTATTGGTGGAAGTGCTTTTCCTATATCTTATAATTTTGAGCCCGGTTCAGACAATGACGGTTTCACCGTTACTTTTCCTTCCTGTGCGCTATCCTACATCCCTGAGAACACCTTAGACTGGATCGTTCCGGCACTGTTACCAGAGAAGGTAAAGGATCTCATAGGCAATCTTCCACGGGAGCTCAGGAAAAAGTTCATCCCTTTAAACGAAACCAGCCAAACTATCGCTTCTGCCCTCTCCCCTTCATCACAGCCATTTGCAAGGGTACTGTCCGATACTATAAAAACTTTATACAACATCGACATCGCCCCTTCGTTTTTTGATGAAAAAAGAGCTGCCCCTCACCTTGTTGCAAAGGTCAAAGTAGTGGATCCAAAGGGTAAAGAGATTATAAGTGGTCGAGGTGCAGAAGTTATAACCAGGTGCTCTGATATCGACACTAGAGCTAACGCTTCCCCACTACAAAAGAGATTTGATTCATTCAGAAAGGTGGGAATAAGAGAATGGCCTGATGAGAATCTGAGTGAGCCAATTGAGATAGGCTCCGGTGATGATGGTATTCCGCTAAAGGGATACGCAGCCTTAAAAGCAGACAAAGACGATTCTGTTGAATACATTCTTTGCAAAACAGAAAAAGAGAGTGATCAGATACATAGATCTGGAGTCCAAAAACTACTTGAAATCGCTGCTGCAAAAGATCTTTCATGGCTTGAAAAAGACCTCTCTTTTTCTCGCAACCTGAAACTTTTATGCACTCCGTTTGGTGGTCCGGATTTAATTAAAAGCCAACTGTATGAGCTAATCTGCGACTATGCTCTGTCATTTACTAAGTTACCCAGAACAAAGCAAGGTTTTGAACAGCTACTCTCTGATACGCACAATAAGTTAAAAGGCACAGGGTACAGATCTGTTACCTTACTTGAAGATTTTATAACTCAATTGAACGAAAATTATAAGAAAATTGGTAATGCAGGCAAAACTATTCCAAAGGATATTCGGGGAGAGTTGTGTGATGACCTTAAGACTTTTACCGATGATCTTATTGATCTGAAAATAGATTACAATGTATTTGTTAATTACCCCCGTTATATGCGCGCTTTCAGTTACAGAATAGAACGGGCAATGAACGATCCTTTAAAATACAGAAACAGCAGATCTCTTCTGGCCCAATACCAGAATTTAGCTAAGAAGTATTCAAACGTAGTAAAAGAAAAGCAGTCAGGAACTGTCGAAGCTTTTAAAGAGTATTTATTCATGGTAAATGAATTCTCCATTTCACTCTTTGCTCAGCACATCCGAACTGCTATGCCGGTCTCTGAAAAGAGGCTTAAGAAAAAATTGCAGGAGATAGGTATTCAGTGATATTTCAGGGGAAGGTTTTCCCCAAGACTATCTCTTCATACAGGTTAGTTAGTTTTCCGATTGTTACAGAGGGAGAGAAGTGTTTTCTGTACTGCTTAAGTGCTTCAGAACCCATCCTTTCCCTTCTTTTTTTATCATGAATCAACTCTTCAATACTCTCTCTGAGGGCTTTAGAGTTCCCTGGTTTGACCAGAATACCACACCTTCCGTTTTGAACAATTTCAGATACAGGTGCTTTATCCAAAGCGATAACCGGCTTTGCGTAACTCATCGCCTCTGCGTAAACGATCCCAAAGGTTTCGTTTATTGAAGGGACGCAGAGAAACTCACAACCGGAAAGCAGGGTATGTTTCATCGTTTCACTAACGCTACCAAGATCGATTATCCTTTCATCAGACCCCAGCACCTCTCCGGGACCAGCCACCACCAGTTTAAAATCAGTTGCAATTGGTGAAAAGGCTTTGAGCAGATCATTCAGTCCCTTATAGTTTTCTTTTCTACCCAAAAACAGGATATAAGGAGAGTCAGTGATTCTTTCAGTCGCGTTCTGTTCATCTGGTTCATTTATAACCGGTGGGATCACTTTCAGTAGTGGTGAAGGGGTTTGTGAGCGGGAAACGAAATTTCGCTTATAGTCTTGTGAATGGCAAATAACTGCGTCAGCTTTGTTATAGGCACTCATCTGAGCAGGTGAATCGCCCCATCGGTTAAAATGGATATAGGGAGATTGAACGATTGGAATTGAAAACGTTTCACAAATCTCAGCCGCACAGCGCCCCAGATACCCTGTGGAATAGGAATGAACCACATCATACTCTTTAAGATAGCCCTGTAACTGTTGTTTGAATGCTGCCTGGTAGAAACGATACAGGGTATCGAATAACTCGGGGGCTCTAATACCTTTTAAATTGGGAAATGACCAGAGTTTCAGTGGCAGAAGAGTGATACGGGCATTTAAAGCAGGAAAAAGGGTAACCACCTGTTTTCCGGATGGGTCCACAGTTTCTCTTTTTTTTACTTGTGCAGCGTACTTTTTATATAAGGATTTATGAATCGTTGTACAGTTATGGGCAAAAATGGTGCACTGATAGTGCTCAGGCAACTGTGCGGCAGTCTGCCGCACATTTTCTTCTACACCACCCACAATTGGCCAGTAATAATCGCTAAGAAGTGCTATTTTTAGATTCACAACGCTACTTTTAAGCCCCCATATCCTTGTAGACAGGAAAATTATATCATAAGGGGGCAATAAAAGCCGTAATTTTTAGTAAGCAGGTAATCAAAGCATGGTTAATGGCTGAAGGAATTACTATTTTCATGTTTACCCTTCACTTAAGATATTTTAGAATATAGATTTATAAGGGTAAACACATGGCCAATTAAGGAGTGTATGTGAAATATCAGAATCTTGAGCTTGATCCGTTTCAGACCGACGCAGTAGAAGCTATAGACAGAGGAGAGTCAGTGATTGTAGCAGCCCCTACTGGATGCGGGAAAACACTTATTGCAGAGTATGCGGTCGAAAAGTCGATCAATGAGGGCAAAAAGGCGATCTATACCGCCCCTATCAAAGCTCTTTCCAATCAAAAGTACCGTGATTTTCGTAGCCGCTTTGGTGAAGAGATCGTGGGGATTCACACCGGGGATGTTACCATTAATCCCGATGCCCGCTTACTCATCATGACTACAGAGATCTTTCGTAATCTTATTCTCGAAGAATCCCCCAGGCTGATGGGGATTTATTACGTTATTTTTGATGAAATTCATTATCTGGATGACCCTGAGCGTGGGACGGTATGGGAGGAGAGTATAATTTTAGCTCCCAAAGCGATACGTTTTATGTGCCTTAGTGCTACTGTGCCCAATATAAAAGAGCTTGGTTCCTGGATGAGTACTGTGCGCGATACCAATTTTGCCCTTATTGAAGAGAAAACGCGCCCGGTGCCACTGAAGCACTCTTTTTTTCACCCCAAATTTGGGATCATGAGCATACGATCGATCAAGCGAAAGTACCGAAAAGATCCGGTGATACGAAAGAAATTTTTGCGCCGAAAACCCTCATCAAGAAGAATCGTTCAATATGTACTGGAGCAAGACAGAATGCCTGCTCTTTATTTCTGTTTTAAGCGCAGGGCCTGTGAATACAATGCTGAACTGCACATGCGCCTTAAGCTTTTGAATGCTCAGGAACTCCAGGAAGCCAGGGAGATGATCGATAAACTGGTAGTGCAGTACAAGCTTGAAGACTATGAGCGTCTTGGGTATTTAAAAGAGATGTGGGAGTCTGGTTGTGCTTTTCATCATGCGGGCATACTCCCTGCTGCTAAAGAGATAGTGGAGCGGCTTTTTACTGCCGGATATATCAAGCTTTTATTCTGCACAGAAACATTTGCTCTTGGTGTAAACATGCCTGCACGTTCGGTGATCTTTGATGAGCTGGAGAAGTTTGATGGTGTTGATTTTAATTACCTTATGACACGGGAATATAATCAGATGGCGGGGAGAGCCGGAAGGCGCGGGATGGACAGTGTCGGCTATGTGTACTCTCAGGTTACTCCCGAAGCAACTGATCCCAACCATTTAGAGCGTCTGTTGTATGGTAAGAATGAAAAGATAAGCAGCCGCTTTTTTGCCTCCTATTCAACTATTTTGAATCTCTACAGCCAATTTGGTGAGAATATTTTTGAGATATTTCAAAACAGTTTTCACAATTTTCGCAAAGGCACCTTTTCTATCACCAAGGCTTACAGAAGAGAAGAGGCGCAGGTACGAAACAGAATTCGCTTTCTTAAATCTGCCGGTTTTCTGGACGGAATAATGCTCACCGAAAAAGGCCAGCTTGCAGCAGGGGTCAGTGGGTATGAGATCCAGGCAGCAGAGTTATTCTTTTCCGGCAGTTTTGAGGAGTGTAGTGTAGAGCAACTGCCGGTGATTATGGCGGCATTAATCACCGAGGAGTGCAGAAGTAAAAAGAACACTCCGGCCACCCCTGCTCATTTAAAATTTAAAGCAGAGAAGGTGATTCATAAGCTTCGTGCAAAAGAGATTCGACATAACATTTCAAATCCGATACGGGAGATGGATTTCTCTCTGGCTGCTCCGGTCTTTTCATGGGCCAGGGGGTGTGATCTTAAAACACTGGGTACTTTTGGGGTGCCTGAGGGTGATTTGGTACGAGTCTTACGAATGGTTATACAACTACTTAGAACGCTACGAGACAGAGTGCCCGACCCGGAAATCAGTGACAAGATGCATGATGCTCTTGTGCTTGTTAACAGAGATGTCGTGGATGCACAGGCACAGCTTGAGGTTGAATAACAGTGAAACGAGGCGGCATTGCCCTAAAACAATGCCGTCCCCTCTTTAGTACGTCTCCGAAAGTAGTTCTCGTATAGTCTGCAAATGAAGCAGATCGTCTTCATAATCATTTTCAAGATCTGCTGCTATCTGCGGTATCGTAACCTGATCCAATAATTTCTCGTATTTGTCGCTTACTATCTTTTCATCCCGCATAAGTGTGCGCAGAATATCTTCTATCTGATACTGGCCCTTTTTTCCATCGTGTTTTAATTCAGAGCCAATCTCATTTTTCCTGGGTGGTTTTTCCCCTAATTGCCGTATGTAGCGAGAGAGGTTTTGCACATGCTCCTCGTGATCTTCCTTGAAGTCACACAGCTGCTCACACAACCCCTCATCCTTTATGTTTTCCAATGCCCAGGAATATTCCCTGGCAGCTTCCATATCCAGAGCTGTTAGATTTTTAAGCTGACGTGCAATCTCCTTATTTTCCACTTGTACCTCCTTTAACCCAAAAAAACCACTACTATAGTGATTACGAAAAAAGGGGGGCCAAACATATTACCTATCTAAGGTTCACGCGACTTTTAAATCCGGCTTAATTTCGCTTTTAATTACTCCGCCTGTAAGAACCATCTTCACCGCGTCTTCAACTGCGACATTAAATGGGCGTACTCTTTCCGTAATCACCATAAATCCACTTGTTGGATTAGGGGTAGTGGGTATAAAGACTGTACTAAACTCTCTGCCACTTCCCTCCGGATCACTAACCGCCCCCGTTTTGAACGCTATCACCCAATTACCCTTACTGGGATATTCCACAAGAACTGGTTGTGTAAAGAAACTCTCGCTCTTTTTTGAGCCCAGCATATCCACCAACTGACGAGTTGCCCTGTAAATAAGCTTAAGAAAGGGTATGGAGCTAAAAAAGGAATCGACCTTTGAGATTAGTGTCTTGCCAACAAGAGTCTTGATCAAAAACCCAAAACCAACAATAAGAGCTATAAGGGATAGGAAGGTAAGCGCTTCTAAGATAAAAGCCCAAACAGTTGATGCCATCAGGTGTTGGGGCATGAGGATGAGAATATCATTTATAGAGTTTTTGGCTAATCTAAACAGAAATGTTATAACAAACCATGACACTATAAGCGGCAGTAACGCAAATAAGCCCTGAAGAAAGTATGAGAAGATGTGTGAGAAGTATTTTTTCATTAAGTTCTCCGCTTCAAACCTGGTGCACAAAAAGCTGCTTAGAATAAAAGGTACATATGTTCAAAAGGTGAAAACCGGGCTTGTTCTTCGGTGCCCTCTTGTGGTTGAGGTTGTCTAAATTGAGGCAAGAAAAACAAAAGCCTGTTTATGGCGCTGCATTCTCTTTGGATCCTTGGGCATTGAGCAAATTGCTGGTTGTTTGCACCTAAAGGTGAAAATGAAGCTGCTTTTAACAAAACTATGGCTGCTACAAACAAAACAATAGGTGTCCTGTTTCTTTTAAGCAGAAAGGTTAGATGAGTAGATTTTAGTACCGTCCCTGGCCTCCTTTTTTCATGTGTAATTTTCCTTGTTTTACGATTTAGAAACCAACTTTATTGTATCTATGTGTATAACAAACATAGAACTGTTATTTATAAATAGGTTCGGTGTCTGGGGAAAGGAGGCTTGAAGCAGAAAAAAAAGGTTTGAAAATTTAGATGGAGGTATCAGAGGAGGCGTAGATCCCCTTTTTCTGCAACAGAGTTCTTAGAGCTATAGGAGAGACCGGTTTTATCAGGAACATATCTGCACCGGCTTGCAGAGCATGAGACTTTAAATCTTCATCTCCATAGGCAGTAATGACGATAATGATAGCCAATGGGTGCAACGTTCTGGCCATGGTGACCAGCTCACAGCCCTGCATTTTTGCAGTACCCTCTATTCTCAGATCGATAATTAATACATCATAGTCTTTGGTTTCTATAAAGGCATAAGCTTCAACGGTGGAATTTGCCACATCTACTGTAACTCCTTGTTTTTGAAGGAGTTTTTGAAAAGCCAAAAGGATAGCTTCTTCATCAT encodes:
- a CDS encoding glycosyltransferase family 4 protein, giving the protein MNLKIALLSDYYWPIVGGVEENVRQTAAQLPEHYQCTIFAHNCTTIHKSLYKKYAAQVKKRETVDPSGKQVVTLFPALNARITLLPLKLWSFPNLKGIRAPELFDTLYRFYQAAFKQQLQGYLKEYDVVHSYSTGYLGRCAAEICETFSIPIVQSPYIHFNRWGDSPAQMSAYNKADAVICHSQDYKRNFVSRSQTPSPLLKVIPPVINEPDEQNATERITDSPYILFLGRKENYKGLNDLLKAFSPIATDFKLVVAGPGEVLGSDERIIDLGSVSETMKHTLLSGCEFLCVPSINETFGIVYAEAMSYAKPVIALDKAPVSEIVQNGRCGILVKPGNSKALRESIEELIHDKKRRERMGSEALKQYRKHFSPSVTIGKLTNLYEEIVLGKTFP
- a CDS encoding DEAD/DEAH box helicase; the encoded protein is MKYQNLELDPFQTDAVEAIDRGESVIVAAPTGCGKTLIAEYAVEKSINEGKKAIYTAPIKALSNQKYRDFRSRFGEEIVGIHTGDVTINPDARLLIMTTEIFRNLILEESPRLMGIYYVIFDEIHYLDDPERGTVWEESIILAPKAIRFMCLSATVPNIKELGSWMSTVRDTNFALIEEKTRPVPLKHSFFHPKFGIMSIRSIKRKYRKDPVIRKKFLRRKPSSRRIVQYVLEQDRMPALYFCFKRRACEYNAELHMRLKLLNAQELQEAREMIDKLVVQYKLEDYERLGYLKEMWESGCAFHHAGILPAAKEIVERLFTAGYIKLLFCTETFALGVNMPARSVIFDELEKFDGVDFNYLMTREYNQMAGRAGRRGMDSVGYVYSQVTPEATDPNHLERLLYGKNEKISSRFFASYSTILNLYSQFGENIFEIFQNSFHNFRKGTFSITKAYRREEAQVRNRIRFLKSAGFLDGIMLTEKGQLAAGVSGYEIQAAELFFSGSFEECSVEQLPVIMAALITEECRSKKNTPATPAHLKFKAEKVIHKLRAKEIRHNISNPIREMDFSLAAPVFSWARGCDLKTLGTFGVPEGDLVRVLRMVIQLLRTLRDRVPDPEISDKMHDALVLVNRDVVDAQAQLEVE
- a CDS encoding ferritin-like domain-containing protein, encoding MENKEIARQLKNLTALDMEAAREYSWALENIKDEGLCEQLCDFKEDHEEHVQNLSRYIRQLGEKPPRKNEIGSELKHDGKKGQYQIEDILRTLMRDEKIVSDKYEKLLDQVTIPQIAADLENDYEDDLLHLQTIRELLSETY
- a CDS encoding DUF502 domain-containing protein, with amino-acid sequence MKKYFSHIFSYFLQGLFALLPLIVSWFVITFLFRLAKNSINDILILMPQHLMASTVWAFILEALTFLSLIALIVGFGFLIKTLVGKTLISKVDSFFSSIPFLKLIYRATRQLVDMLGSKKSESFFTQPVLVEYPSKGNWVIAFKTGAVSDPEGSGREFSTVFIPTTPNPTSGFMVITERVRPFNVAVEDAVKMVLTGGVIKSEIKPDLKVA
- a CDS encoding response regulator, which codes for MGRILIVDDEEAILLAFQKLLQKQGVTVDVANSTVEAYAFIETKDYDVLIIDLRIEGTAKMQGCELVTMARTLHPLAIIIVITAYGDEDLKSHALQAGADMFLIKPVSPIALRTLLQKKGIYASSDTSI